Below is a genomic region from Laspinema palackyanum D2c.
GACCCCCTGTGAATCAGATAAACACCCTCAACACCCCACCAGGCGACAATCGGATCGAGTTGATCCACTTCTTTTCCAGTATCAAACGGCATCAAACTCCCACGCTGGTGCGATTTCGATAGGTTATATTCTATAATGGTTAAAACTCAATTCCATTCAATTTAAAGATTAGTGACTGATTCAATTAAATTTATTGACTTATTTGCTGGAATTGGAGGATTCCGTCTTGCCTTTGAAAAAGCAGGCTATCATTGTGTTTACTCCTGTGAAATTAATGAAGCTTGCCAGAAAGTTTATTATCAAAATTTTGGGGATGTACCCGAAAAAGACATTACTACTTTAGATATTCAAAATATTCCCAATCATGCTGTTTTAACAGCGGGTTTTCCTTGTCAGCCTTTTAGTATATCCGGAAAACGTAATGGCTTTAAGGACACGCGAGGAACCCTATTTTTTCATTTATGCAAAATTATTGAAATAAAAAAACCTCAAGTGATTGTCTTGGAAAATGTTAAGCATCTCCTGCATCTTGACCAAGGCCAGGTTTTAGAGACGATTCTTTATTCCTTAGAAGACTTAGGATATTGTGTCAGTTATAATTTATTGAATTCTAAAGATTTCCAATTGCCCCAAAATCGAGAGCGGGTGATTATTATTGGCACTTTAAATCAACAATTTAATTTTGATTTAATTACGCCAAAACTTTCTCCTCCTAGTCTTGAACAATTCTTAGATAAGGAAGGACCGTTTGAATATTTAAAGCCTGAAGAATACACGCTAATCGACAATCCTAAACCCCAAATTTCAGGTTTAATTTTTGTCGGATATCGTAATAAAAATATTTGGAAAACCGGGATTAGACCGAATACAGAACATCTGTCGAGAGTTCATAGACAACCGAATCGGATTTATTCTGTTAAAGGGGTTCATCCGACTTTACCCTCTCAGGAAACATCAGGCCGCTTTTTTATCTATATCCCTGAAGAAAATGCTGTGCGGAAATTAACTCTGAATGAATGTTATAGAATTATGGGGTTTCCCGATAATTTCACAAGACATTCTAGTATTGGAGAATGCTATAAACAGATTGGTAATTCCGTTTGTATTTCAATGATTCATGAATTAGCTGTTCAAATTAAACAGCAAAATTTATTATAAGAATAGCCTCGATTGAAATCCACAATGTCAAACATTTCGCAAAATAAAAGTTAACAACGCCCTGGGGTAATCCAAGGAGGTTAATGCCCGGAAACGACTGAAGTCGTTACTACGAACGAAGAAATTTATCTGCTGTTTGTAGTAACGACTTCAGTCGTTCTCTTTTGTTCATAATAATGACTTCAGTCGTTTCTTTCTCCTTTTATGTGCCGATCGCCCGGAAACGACTGAAGTTGTTACTACGAACGAAGAAATTTATCTGCTGTTTGTAGTAACGACTTCAGTCGTTCTCTTTTGTTCATAATAATGACTTCAGTCGTTTCTTTCTCCTTTTATGTGCCGATCGCCCGTCCGTGTTGGCAGAGTCTAGGGCATCCGTACAGTATTAAATCAGCTAGAACAAGAAACCCGGTTCCTTCACCAAATCTTTTACTAATCACCAATATTTTGGTTAAGAAACCTGGTTTCTAACCTTTACTCTACCGCCATTCTAGGCACCGCGCAAGGCGACAATCGGATCAAGTTGGGCAGCTTTTTTGGCGGGAATCACCCCAAAGAATAATCCGGTTGCACCAGATACTCCAGTTGCTAAGGCGATCGCCATCATAGAAATCCCCGCATCAAACGGCGTCAAACTCCCAATCAGAAAAATTCCCCCAACTCCCACAAATATTCCGATTAAACCCCCGGCAACGGATAAAATCACTGCCTCAATCACAAACTGCATTAAAATATCCTGCTGAGACGCCCCGATCGCCTTTCTTAATCCAATTTCCTTCGTCCGTTCCGTCACCGACACCAACATAATATTCATAATTCCAATTCCCCCGACAAACAGGGAAATACTGGCGATCGCTGCCAACAACATGGTCAAGGCCCCCGTAATCGCCCCCATCGTCGCCTGCAAATCCTTTTGATTGCGAACCGTAAAATCATCTTCATCAATAATCTGATGTCGCAGGCGCAGCAAATTCTCAATTTGGAACTGCGCCGCACTCATACTTTCCTCATTCTCCACCGCCACCGAAATAAAATTAATTCTCGTCCCATAAGGTGAACTATTCCCCGTAATTCGATTCGCCATCGTCGTCAACGGCACCAACACCACATCGTCCTGATTTTGCCCAAAGGTAGAACCCTTGGGTTGCATCACCCCAATCACAGAAAACGATACATTTTTAATCCGGATTTGTTTCCCGATCGGGTCCGTATTTCCAAATAAGGTTTCCGCCACATCTGCACCCAATGCCACCACCTGTTCATTGCGCCTCAAATCCAAGTTAGTAATAAATCGACCTTGCGCTACATCAAAACTCCGAACCGTCAAAAACTCCGGCGTTACCCCCGCAACCGTTGTGGATTGATTGGCATTGCCGTAGGTAATCCGTTGCATTCCCGTGATTTGGGGCGCAACCTCCTTCAGGGAAGGAACTTGAGAGGCGATCGCTTCCGCATCCGCCAACACCAACGTCTGAGGAGGACTCACCGGACGAGTTTGAGCCTTTGGACTT
It encodes:
- a CDS encoding DNA cytosine methyltransferase; amino-acid sequence: MTDSIKFIDLFAGIGGFRLAFEKAGYHCVYSCEINEACQKVYYQNFGDVPEKDITTLDIQNIPNHAVLTAGFPCQPFSISGKRNGFKDTRGTLFFHLCKIIEIKKPQVIVLENVKHLLHLDQGQVLETILYSLEDLGYCVSYNLLNSKDFQLPQNRERVIIIGTLNQQFNFDLITPKLSPPSLEQFLDKEGPFEYLKPEEYTLIDNPKPQISGLIFVGYRNKNIWKTGIRPNTEHLSRVHRQPNRIYSVKGVHPTLPSQETSGRFFIYIPEENAVRKLTLNECYRIMGFPDNFTRHSSIGECYKQIGNSVCISMIHELAVQIKQQNLL
- a CDS encoding ABC transporter permease; this translates as MNFLESVKMASKTLVANKMRSSLTMLGIIIGNASVIATIGMGEGAQNFVGQQVESLGTNLLFIVPGSPKAQTRPVSPPQTLVLADAEAIASQVPSLKEVAPQITGMQRITYGNANQSTTVAGVTPEFLTVRSFDVAQGRFITNLDLRRNEQVVALGADVAETLFGNTDPIGKQIRIKNVSFSVIGVMQPKGSTFGQNQDDVVLVPLTTMANRITGNSSPYGTRINFISVAVENEESMSAAQFQIENLLRLRHQIIDEDDFTVRNQKDLQATMGAITGALTMLLAAIASISLFVGGIGIMNIMLVSVTERTKEIGLRKAIGASQQDILMQFVIEAVILSVAGGLIGIFVGVGGIFLIGSLTPFDAGISMMAIALATGVSGATGLFFGVIPAKKAAQLDPIVALRGA